From a single Pirellulaceae bacterium genomic region:
- the aroF gene encoding 3-deoxy-7-phosphoheptulonate synthase has protein sequence MIVVMEPGVTEQQIQHMADRIQQLGLKAHVIRGTERTVIAAVGDERITNPEALETGPGVAQVLPILAPYKMASRELKPQPTQVQVGSFRAGAGVIGVMAGPCSVESEEQLMACARAAKSAGATALRGGAFKPRTSPYSFQGMKEDGLKLLATARQETGLAVVTEVMSTESVDLVARYADILQIGARNMQNYRLLEAVGNTDRAILLKRGPSATMEEFLLAAEYILNEGNQQVMLCERGIRTFETHTRFTLPLASVAYLHRKTHLPVIIDPSHGTGHSYMVADMAVAAVAAGADGLMIEMHPCPEKALSDGYQSLDFQQFTELMQRCRRVAAAVDKTM, from the coding sequence ATGATCGTTGTCATGGAGCCGGGCGTTACAGAGCAACAAATTCAACACATGGCGGATCGTATTCAGCAACTGGGGCTCAAGGCCCACGTCATTCGCGGCACGGAGCGGACCGTGATCGCCGCCGTAGGCGATGAGCGAATTACCAATCCCGAGGCGCTGGAGACCGGTCCAGGCGTGGCGCAAGTGCTGCCCATTCTAGCGCCGTACAAAATGGCCAGCCGCGAATTGAAACCGCAACCGACCCAGGTTCAAGTCGGCAGCTTTCGGGCCGGCGCTGGCGTGATAGGCGTTATGGCTGGTCCATGCAGCGTGGAGAGTGAAGAGCAGTTGATGGCTTGCGCGCGGGCCGCCAAGTCGGCTGGGGCCACCGCGCTACGCGGCGGGGCGTTCAAGCCGCGTACCAGCCCGTACAGTTTCCAGGGCATGAAGGAAGACGGCCTCAAACTGCTGGCCACCGCCCGCCAAGAGACCGGTCTGGCGGTAGTCACCGAGGTGATGAGCACCGAATCGGTCGACCTAGTTGCGCGCTACGCCGACATTCTGCAGATAGGTGCCCGCAACATGCAGAACTATCGCTTGTTGGAAGCCGTTGGAAATACGGATCGCGCCATCCTGCTCAAACGTGGCCCCAGCGCTACCATGGAAGAGTTCTTGCTGGCTGCCGAATATATTTTGAACGAAGGCAACCAACAGGTCATGTTGTGCGAACGTGGTATCCGTACCTTCGAAACCCACACCCGTTTCACGTTGCCACTGGCTAGCGTGGCCTATCTGCATCGCAAGACGCACCTGCCGGTGATCATTGACCCTAGTCATGGGACAGGCCATTCTTATATGGTGGCCGATATGGCGGTGGCCGCCGTAGCTGCGGGAGCTGATGGACTGATGATCGAAATGCACCCTTGCCCCGAGAAAGCTCTATCGGACGGCTACCAATCGCTGGATTTTCAGCAGTTCACTGAGCTGATGCAACGCTGCCGGCGTGTCGCCGCAGCCGTAGACAAGACCATGTAG
- a CDS encoding RluA family pseudouridine synthase, whose amino-acid sequence MNNQAASAGDGQPFTVYHLGPSVSGLTLAAALKDSLGAVSWGQVRRWILARRVEINGNLCLDQARRVGPGDVVKLWSRPLPKPVDTNDIRLVHLDQHLLVVQKPAGITSVRHFEERGLGTRRRQLQPTLEELLPPVIARTLRMRWPPLPPKGQNRGTRHSKQRLVRSGATPVQPAYRLPAELQVIPVHRLDRHTSGLMLFARTRPAEQKLVAMFREHLIQRDYVGVCHGSLAAQTIRSLLIRDRGDGLRGSLPESADDQQREAAQLAVTHVLGCKPLAGGKYSLFRCRLETGRTHQIRIHLAEIGHRLCGEPLYIRDINGQQLTDDSGAPRQALHSDRLALMHPFTGQQLKFEMPWPRDLADWLRGL is encoded by the coding sequence ATGAACAATCAAGCCGCATCCGCTGGAGATGGACAGCCTTTTACAGTGTATCATCTTGGTCCCAGTGTAAGTGGCCTGACGTTGGCGGCGGCCCTAAAAGATTCGCTTGGAGCGGTCAGTTGGGGACAGGTGCGCCGCTGGATATTGGCTCGCCGCGTAGAAATCAACGGTAATTTGTGTCTGGACCAGGCGCGGCGTGTCGGCCCTGGTGACGTCGTGAAACTGTGGAGCCGTCCGCTGCCTAAGCCCGTCGATACCAACGACATTCGATTGGTACATTTAGACCAGCACTTGCTGGTCGTCCAGAAGCCTGCCGGCATTACCAGCGTCCGACATTTTGAAGAGCGGGGGCTGGGTACACGTCGTCGACAGCTTCAACCCACCTTAGAAGAACTATTGCCACCGGTAATCGCACGCACGCTGCGAATGCGCTGGCCACCGTTGCCGCCCAAAGGACAAAATCGGGGTACGCGACACTCTAAGCAGCGTCTGGTGCGCAGCGGAGCAACGCCTGTCCAGCCGGCGTATCGTTTGCCCGCCGAGCTACAAGTGATTCCCGTCCATCGACTGGACCGACACACCAGTGGCTTGATGCTGTTTGCACGCACGCGACCAGCCGAACAAAAACTGGTTGCGATGTTTCGAGAACATCTGATCCAGCGAGACTACGTTGGCGTGTGCCATGGGAGCTTAGCGGCTCAAACCATTCGCTCGCTGTTGATTCGCGATCGCGGTGACGGCCTGCGCGGCAGCTTGCCTGAGTCGGCCGACGATCAGCAGCGCGAGGCAGCGCAGCTTGCAGTGACGCACGTATTGGGATGTAAGCCGCTAGCAGGCGGGAAGTACTCTCTGTTTCGCTGTCGACTAGAGACCGGACGGACGCATCAGATTCGAATCCACCTAGCCGAGATCGGCCATCGACTGTGCGGCGAACCGCTGTACATCCGCGACATCAACGGGCAGCAGTTGACCGATGACAGCGGCGCTCCACGACAGGCCTTGCACTCGGATCGACTGGCCTTGATGCATCCGTTTACCGGACAGCAGCTCAAGTTCGAAATGCCTTGGCCGCGAGATCTAGCCGATTGGCTACGAGGCCTGTAA
- a CDS encoding ferrochelatase produces MNSQQSTIDCILWVSFGGPEGPDDVIPFLENVLRGKPVPRERLLEVAEHYLHFGGVSPINAQNRDLIARLQQELQAAGIDLPIYWGNRNWSPYLVDALREIQHAGHRLPLPIFTNMFSSYSGCRQYRENIAAAQSQLGPDAPRTAPRLRFGFNHPRFIAAQAQLVQSAIEKLPQHLRADAKLLYTAHSIPISMSDHCQYVRQLSESAELIARQVVHPDRQGAQWELVYQSRSGPPQQPWLEPDIGDRLGDLAQQGVKAVIVVPLGFVTDHLEVLYDLDLEAQQACQKLGVAYSRAPAVGTHPEFVRMIVDLIIERLQPSTPRACVGNLSPVTDECAANCCLYPRGGPIESLSRPSGGTS; encoded by the coding sequence ATGAACAGCCAGCAATCCACTATCGACTGTATCTTGTGGGTGTCATTCGGTGGGCCCGAAGGTCCGGATGATGTAATTCCGTTCTTGGAAAACGTGCTGCGCGGCAAGCCGGTGCCACGCGAGCGACTGTTGGAAGTGGCCGAACATTATCTGCATTTCGGTGGAGTTAGTCCGATCAACGCTCAAAATCGCGACTTAATCGCGCGATTACAGCAAGAGTTGCAGGCCGCTGGCATCGATCTGCCCATCTATTGGGGTAATCGCAATTGGTCACCCTATCTAGTCGATGCGCTGCGCGAGATTCAGCATGCCGGTCATCGACTACCATTGCCGATCTTTACGAACATGTTCAGTTCGTACTCGGGCTGCCGACAATATCGCGAGAACATTGCCGCTGCGCAAAGCCAGTTAGGTCCTGACGCACCGCGCACCGCGCCACGTTTGCGCTTTGGCTTCAATCATCCCCGATTCATTGCTGCCCAAGCCCAGTTGGTTCAATCGGCCATCGAAAAGCTGCCTCAGCACCTGCGTGCCGATGCCAAGCTGCTATATACCGCTCACAGCATACCGATATCCATGTCGGATCATTGCCAATACGTGCGGCAGTTGTCGGAATCAGCCGAGCTGATCGCTCGACAAGTGGTCCATCCTGACAGGCAGGGCGCTCAGTGGGAATTGGTCTATCAAAGTCGTAGTGGACCGCCGCAACAGCCGTGGCTGGAACCCGACATTGGTGACCGCCTGGGTGACTTGGCTCAGCAGGGTGTGAAAGCAGTGATTGTCGTACCGTTGGGATTTGTCACCGACCACCTGGAGGTGCTGTACGACCTGGACCTTGAAGCTCAGCAGGCGTGCCAGAAATTGGGAGTTGCTTACAGTCGAGCGCCGGCGGTAGGAACTCATCCTGAGTTCGTGCGAATGATTGTGGACCTGATCATCGAGCGTTTGCAACCCTCGACACCACGCGCCTGCGTTGGCAACCTATCTCCTGTGACCGACGAGTGTGCCGCAAACTGCTGTTTGTACCCACGTGGTGGCCCAATTGAGAGTCTGTCGCGTCCGAGTGGTGGCACCAGTTAA